Proteins co-encoded in one Prescottella sp. R16 genomic window:
- the hisB gene encoding imidazoleglycerol-phosphate dehydratase HisB has protein sequence MSDRIARVERTTRESSIVVELNLDGTGKTDISTGIPFFDHMLTALGAHASFDLTVHAKGDIEIDAHHTVEDTAIVLGQALGQALGDKKGIRRFGDAFIPMDETLAHASVDVSGRPYCVHTGEPEHMLHAVIGGYPGVPYSTVINRHVFESIASNARIALHVRVLYGRDQHHITEAEFKAVARALREAVEPDPRVTGIPSTKGAL, from the coding sequence ATGAGTGATCGGATCGCACGCGTCGAACGCACGACGCGGGAGTCGAGCATTGTCGTCGAGCTGAACCTCGACGGCACCGGGAAGACCGATATTTCCACCGGGATCCCGTTCTTCGACCACATGCTCACCGCACTCGGCGCGCACGCCAGCTTCGACCTGACGGTGCACGCGAAGGGCGACATCGAGATCGACGCCCACCACACCGTCGAGGACACCGCGATCGTGCTCGGGCAGGCGCTCGGGCAGGCACTCGGCGACAAGAAGGGCATCCGCCGCTTCGGTGACGCGTTCATCCCGATGGACGAAACCCTCGCGCACGCGTCCGTCGACGTGTCCGGCCGGCCGTACTGCGTGCACACCGGCGAACCCGAGCACATGCTGCACGCCGTCATCGGCGGCTACCCGGGCGTGCCGTACTCGACCGTCATCAACCGGCACGTGTTCGAGTCGATCGCGTCCAACGCGCGCATCGCACTGCACGTGCGGGTGCTGTACGGCCGCGACCAGCACCACATCACCGAGGCCGAGTTCAAGGCCGTCGCCCGCGCGCTGCGGGAGGCCGTCGAACCCGATCCGCGGGTCACGGGGATCCCGTCCACCAAGGGCGCGCTGTGA